The segment TTCTTTATTAATTGATAATAAATATTTTAAAATATCAATTTGACCATTATTTGCAGCAATATGAAAAAGATTACTCTCATTATCAATTATTTCTTCTAAATTAATAATATTAGTTAATAATTTTATACCTTTAATATTTCCTTCTTCAATTAATTTTTTTGCTAATACAAAACTTAATTTACTTTTAAATAAAATTGAATCATTAACTTTAAATAATTTTACTAATTGTTCCTTTTCATCATTCATAATAAGAAAATTAGCACATCTATAACTAATATTAATATGATAATTATTTACTATTATATTTTCTAATTCTTCTAAAAACAATTCTAGCTTTTTTAATTCTGCAGAATCTTTTAAACTATCTCCATCTTTAGCATATTCATAGTTAATTAATCTTTCTTTTATTATTTTAAGATTATCTTGTAATTTTAATTTTATCTCTTCTATAATTTTAAAATTTTCTAGTTCTTTAAAAGATTTATCAATAAGTTGATAAGTATTAATTTTTTCTTGAAATATTTTTTTTACATTCTTAATAAATATCTCTATATCTAAATTACTAATATTTTCTATAGATATCATCTTTCATTTTCTCCTTTTTATTCAAATTAAAAGTAAAATTTAATAAACATAAAAGAAACTAATATAGATAAAATATCCATATTAGTACTAAACATTTATTAAATTATGAATTAATAATATCATAAAGATTTTCTAACTTTATATAATTTTAAAAAATATATAAAAAAACTAAATTTTACTATATAAAAGATAAAACCAAAAAAATCAAAATTACTATGTCATAAAAATAGAATTTACTATTAATAATAAATTCTATTTTTATTCTTTTAACTTATATTTTTTTTAATTAGTTTATCATCACTAACAACAAACTCTACATTCTTTGTTGTTGAAGAAACTCATTCACCAACACTTGGATCAAAATAAAGTCCTCTTTTTGGTTCCATAAATCAAAATATAATCATATAATTATTTTTATAATTAATCTCATTAAGATCATCAAAAACCGATGTTGGATCCTTTCCTACTGCCACTTTTTTATAAATTGAATTACCATTAGCATCTTTAATAGTAATTTTTATATAATCACTGCCTCCATAACCAATATTAAATTTTTCATTATTACCACTGATGAAAAATGTTTTCTTAGTTTTATTTAAATTAATAATTGCTCGATATTGTGTTAAGCCCTGTCCCATTCCTTCTAATAATATACTATTTACAAAATTTAATTTCACTGGAATTTGATATTTATTACCAACAAAATCTTCATTTCTATCTATAATTACAAAATTAGTATCAATACTTTTTTTATCAAGAAAATCAGGTTTTTGATAAGAAATATCTTTAACACTTTCAACTTCTAAATTATCTTCCATCATAATATTTTCTTTAACTTCATTTTTTAAAATTTCATCACCAATACTTTTTTCTAAAAAACTAATAACTTTTACTTCTTGCACTGGTTGATAACTTCGCAATTCATGTTCAACAATAGCATTATCCATAATGACCATCAAAGATATTATTTCAAATCTCTTTTGTTAACTTTGGATATTTACTTACAATTTTTTCAGTATCTTCATCAGTTTTAATTCCTCATTTAGCAAAGAATGGAAT is part of the Spiroplasma endosymbiont of Lasioglossum villosulum genome and harbors:
- a CDS encoding putative mucin/carbohydrate-binding domain-containing protein, which gives rise to MDNAIVEHELRSYQPVQEVKVISFLEKSIGDEILKNEVKENIMMEDNLEVESVKDISYQKPDFLDKKSIDTNFVIIDRNEDFVGNKYQIPVKLNFVNSILLEGMGQGLTQYRAIINLNKTKKTFFISGNNEKFNIGYGGSDYIKITIKDANGNSIYKKVAVGKDPTSVFDDLNEINYKNNYMIIFWFMEPKRGLYFDPSVGEWVSSTTKNVEFVVSDDKLIKKNIS